In Vibrio sp. STUT-A11, a genomic segment contains:
- a CDS encoding ABC transporter permease produces the protein MTAVVSLAWKSLMNRKATALLTIMTVAISVVLLLGVERIRTQAKDSFANTISGTDLIIGGRSGQVNLLLYSVFRIGNATNNIDWKSYQEFSQHRSVDWAIPISLGDSHKGFRVMGTNHSYFEHFKYGSKQPLTFSQGSEFKSLFETVIGADVAKTLGYQIGSEIIIAHGISDVGFSRHDNLPFKVVGILAPTGTPVDKTVHISLEAIEAIHVGWESGAHLGTTPKAEDLKNIDFQPKQITAMLVGLKSRIQTFALQRQINTYPQEPLSAIMPGVALHELWGMMSVAEQALMAVSGFVVVAGLLGMLSSLLTSLQERRREMAILRAMGARPRHVFSLLISEASLLTAAGIITGVAGLYSILALLQPIVQQHYGIHLTLSFLSSYEWMLLGFVQCAGIMIGFIPALRAYRQSLSDGMTIRI, from the coding sequence ATGACTGCCGTAGTAAGCCTTGCCTGGAAGAGCCTGATGAACCGTAAAGCAACCGCCTTGCTGACTATCATGACCGTGGCTATTTCAGTAGTCCTGCTGCTTGGCGTTGAGCGTATTCGAACTCAGGCAAAGGACAGCTTTGCCAATACGATTTCTGGCACCGACTTGATTATTGGAGGCCGATCTGGCCAGGTAAACTTATTACTTTATTCAGTATTTCGTATCGGTAATGCCACCAACAACATTGATTGGAAGAGCTATCAAGAGTTCAGCCAGCATCGCTCCGTTGATTGGGCGATCCCAATCTCTCTGGGGGATTCTCACAAAGGCTTTCGAGTCATGGGAACAAACCACAGCTACTTCGAGCATTTCAAGTATGGAAGTAAGCAACCACTTACCTTCTCTCAAGGCTCTGAATTTAAAAGCTTATTTGAAACCGTAATAGGGGCAGATGTAGCTAAAACGCTGGGGTACCAGATAGGCAGTGAGATTATCATCGCCCACGGCATCAGTGATGTAGGCTTTAGCCGCCATGACAACTTACCTTTCAAAGTGGTGGGCATTTTAGCACCGACGGGAACACCCGTAGATAAAACTGTCCACATCTCTTTAGAAGCAATTGAAGCGATCCACGTAGGTTGGGAAAGTGGTGCTCACTTAGGCACAACGCCAAAAGCCGAAGATTTAAAAAATATCGACTTTCAACCCAAGCAGATCACCGCCATGCTCGTCGGTTTAAAATCACGCATTCAAACTTTTGCTTTGCAAAGACAAATCAATACCTACCCACAAGAACCGCTGAGCGCAATCATGCCTGGTGTGGCGCTACATGAATTGTGGGGGATGATGTCGGTCGCAGAACAAGCATTGATGGCGGTATCAGGTTTTGTTGTTGTGGCTGGATTGCTCGGTATGTTGAGTAGCCTACTGACCAGCTTACAGGAGAGACGCCGAGAAATGGCCATTCTACGCGCGATGGGGGCAAGACCCCGCCATGTATTCTCACTGCTGATCAGCGAAGCCAGTTTATTGACAGCGGCTGGAATTATCACAGGCGTTGCGGGGCTTTATTCCATTCTGGCTCTATTACAACCCATTGTACAACAACACTATGGTATACATCTGACACTCAGCTTTCTTTCTTCATATGAATGGATGCTACTCGGTTTTGTTCAATGCGCTGGTATTATGATTGGTTTCATCCCCGCACTACGCGCATATCGACAATCTCTGAGTGATGGAATGACAATAAGGATATAA
- a CDS encoding DUF3299 domain-containing protein encodes MWKKILASCLLVIAFTAPVMANEEPLKLDWLDLVPESERKLFDSIGMPTASEHSGGAAQQSKLGGVRTELNGSLVKIPGFVIPLEGDANTVTEFLLVPYFGACIHVPPPPPNQIIYVKFPEGAPVQELWDVIYVVGKLKTEVISHELAETAYMIEGTKIEAYDDM; translated from the coding sequence ATGTGGAAAAAAATACTCGCTAGCTGCTTGCTGGTGATTGCTTTTACGGCCCCAGTAATGGCAAATGAAGAGCCGTTGAAGTTAGACTGGCTTGATCTGGTTCCAGAATCAGAACGAAAATTGTTCGATAGTATCGGCATGCCAACGGCATCTGAACATAGTGGTGGAGCTGCGCAGCAATCTAAGCTTGGTGGTGTAAGAACAGAGCTGAATGGTAGCCTGGTTAAAATTCCGGGATTTGTGATCCCGCTAGAGGGTGATGCCAACACAGTGACTGAGTTTCTATTGGTACCCTACTTCGGGGCATGTATACACGTTCCACCCCCACCACCAAACCAAATCATTTACGTGAAATTCCCAGAAGGAGCGCCTGTTCAGGAGCTGTGGGATGTCATTTACGTCGTTGGTAAGCTCAAAACCGAAGTCATCAGCCATGAGTTAGCCGAAACCGCTTATATGATAGAAGGGACCAAGATAGAAGCCTACGACGATATGTAG
- a CDS encoding TIGR03899 family protein, with product MAESAKQPGEMVHQPHPEQGSKNDKKNSYIKDSASRLHNIAQRYGLDALLQADTPNKSALERAQLREQRRQEQRQKNLEQILKLAHSACRDETAGEPEQDWLYRFFDMAQDIHNSSMQKLWAQVLKREVTNPGSTSMKALKALKDMSAKEAQTLQRAASLACSFGGDGSRKLLIGYKAHNGIFSFGKRDTTSNLNMGAFQLPYSSLLVLIELGLLHSAELESGEISVETPLILSYQGKNLSLHANSKGVRLLYYRFTLTGNELCKLLGNKPNPDYYDQLLALINHKFSVHTESGSRVDHTV from the coding sequence ATGGCAGAATCAGCAAAGCAACCTGGCGAAATGGTACACCAGCCTCACCCCGAACAAGGTTCTAAAAACGACAAGAAAAACAGCTATATCAAAGACAGTGCCAGCCGACTTCATAACATTGCGCAACGTTATGGACTCGATGCATTGCTGCAAGCTGATACTCCGAACAAGTCTGCCCTTGAAAGAGCTCAACTGCGCGAGCAACGACGTCAGGAGCAACGACAAAAGAACCTTGAACAGATTTTAAAATTAGCCCACAGCGCCTGCCGAGACGAAACGGCGGGCGAGCCGGAACAGGATTGGTTATACCGTTTTTTCGATATGGCTCAGGATATTCACAACAGTTCGATGCAAAAGCTATGGGCGCAGGTGCTCAAACGCGAAGTAACCAACCCCGGTTCAACATCGATGAAAGCGCTTAAAGCGCTCAAAGACATGTCAGCCAAAGAAGCCCAGACACTGCAAAGAGCCGCCTCTTTGGCTTGCAGCTTTGGTGGTGATGGCAGCCGCAAGTTATTGATTGGTTATAAAGCTCATAACGGTATTTTTAGCTTTGGTAAGCGGGACACCACCAGCAACCTCAATATGGGGGCGTTCCAACTCCCGTACTCCAGCTTGTTGGTGTTGATTGAGTTAGGACTGCTGCACAGTGCCGAGCTCGAGTCTGGAGAAATCAGCGTGGAAACCCCCTTAATACTCTCGTACCAAGGTAAAAACCTATCACTCCATGCCAACAGCAAAGGAGTAAGATTGCTTTACTATCGATTTACGCTAACGGGTAACGAGCTGTGTAAGCTACTAGGCAACAAACCTAATCCTGATTACTACGATCAGTTGTTAGCACTGATAAATCATAAATTTAGTGTACACACTGAATCAGGCAGCCGTGTAGACCATACCGTTTAG
- the cysC gene encoding adenylyl-sulfate kinase — translation MTADTTVKDENIVWHQHSVDKNFRADLKQQKPAVLWFTGLSGAGKSTVAGALENRLAELGYHTYLLDGDNVRHGLCSDLGFSEQDRRENIRRIGELAKLMADAGLIVLSAFISPHRAERQLVRDLLPEGEFIEVFVNASLEVCEGRDPKGLYRKARAGEIPNFTGIDSEYQAPENPEIDLPAGEKSVDELVDLCVNDLKQRGVIR, via the coding sequence ATGACAGCCGACACTACGGTAAAAGACGAAAACATTGTTTGGCATCAGCACTCGGTCGATAAAAATTTTCGTGCTGACTTAAAGCAACAAAAGCCAGCTGTGCTGTGGTTTACCGGTTTATCTGGAGCGGGTAAATCAACCGTAGCGGGTGCACTGGAAAATCGTCTTGCTGAGCTTGGTTACCATACTTATTTACTTGATGGCGACAACGTTCGTCATGGTTTATGCAGTGACTTAGGTTTTTCTGAGCAGGACCGTCGCGAGAATATTCGCCGCATTGGCGAACTGGCTAAATTGATGGCGGATGCAGGTTTAATTGTCCTGTCTGCGTTTATTTCGCCTCACCGAGCTGAGCGCCAACTGGTACGTGACTTATTACCTGAAGGTGAGTTTATTGAAGTGTTCGTCAATGCCTCTCTGGAGGTGTGTGAAGGACGTGATCCTAAAGGGTTGTACCGTAAAGCTCGCGCTGGAGAGATTCCAAACTTCACGGGAATTGATTCAGAATATCAAGCACCTGAAAACCCAGAAATTGATTTACCAGCAGGCGAAAAGAGCGTCGATGAGCTGGTGGACCTGTGCGTAAATGACCTCAAGCAGCGTGGTGTGATCCGCTAA